One Podarcis raffonei isolate rPodRaf1 chromosome 3, rPodRaf1.pri, whole genome shotgun sequence genomic region harbors:
- the LBH gene encoding protein LBH, with translation MSVFFPIHCSDYLRSADMTEVMSSPSMDEIGLSPRKDGLSYQIFPDPSDYDRYCKLKDRLPSIVVEPTEGDVESGELRWPPEEFLVQEQEEENCDEAKKESKEQ, from the exons ATGTCTGTATTTTTCCCCATTCACTG CTCTGATTATCTGAGATCAGCTGACATGACTGAGGTGATGAGCTCTCCATCTATGGACGAGATTGGCTTAAGCCCCCGCAAGGATGGTCTGTCATACCAG ATTTTCCCTGACCCTTCAGACTACGATCGTTATTGCAAGCTGAAGGACCGTCTCCCTTCCATTGTAGTTGAGCCAACAGAAGGGGATGTGGAGAGCGGAGAGCTAAGATGGCCGCCTGAGGAGTTCCTGGTCCAGGAACAAGAGGAAGAAAACTGTGACGAAGCAAAGAAAGAGAGCAAGGAGCAATAG